From Carassius auratus strain Wakin chromosome 22, ASM336829v1, whole genome shotgun sequence, a single genomic window includes:
- the LOC113039532 gene encoding uncharacterized protein LOC113039532 produces MDKKGKRLLDFFSSQITKWRKEVRAVLKEAIKKEREGSDGLAAMLVMLAHFKEQEESLFLIADETTTPADAEAQLSLPVTPRIIMLGETILTAKKWMLSIEGRVVIPPGAHMADFTTAFAALFACYYVFNLEYQVEASTTLEFVQRFLVRINPDSNKCTAKEQMSKTTGRVVKRKSSYMNPHVISFIRDFTEFYLLTD; encoded by the exons ATGGACAAAAAGGGTAAAAGACTCCTGGATTTCTTCAGTAGTCAGATTACAAAGTGGAGGAAAGAAGTAAGAGCTGTTCTGAAGGAAGCCATAAAGAAGGAGCGAGAAGGATCTGATGGCCTAGCAGCGATGCTTGTGATGTTGGCACACTTCAAAGAGCAAGAGGAGTCACTTTTTCTCATTGCTGAT GAGACTACCACTCCCGCAGACGCAGAGGCCCAGCTGTCTCTCCCAGTCACTCCAAGGATCATCATGCTTG GAGAGACAATCCTGACTGCAAAAAAATGGATGCTGTCGATCGAGGGGAGGGTCGTAATCCCACCTGGTGCTCACATGGCAGACTTCACCACTGCCTTTGCCGCTCTCTTCGCCTGTTACTATGTATTCAACCTAGAGTATCAGGTGGAAGCCAGCACAACACTGGAGTTTGTTCAGAg GTTTTTAGTCAGGATTAATCCTGACTCCAACAAGTGCACTGCCAAGGAGCAGATGAGCAAGACGACTGGGAGAGTGGTGAAGCGGAAGTCTTCATACATGAACCCCCATGTAATCTCCTTCATCAGGGACTTCACGGAGTTCTATTTGCTAACTGACTAG